The region GCGCGCTCGGGGCGTTGCTGCATCCGTGCCATCCTTGGCCAATCCGGCGTTCCCTCCGGCCTCAACGGCAACGGCGGTGTCAGGGGCCACGGGCACGGGCAGGTGCAGGGGCATGTGGAAGGCGCACGCACACGTTTAGGTGCACGGGCACGGGCAGCCAGCCTGCGCCGCGCTTGATCCCGATCCCGGTTTTCTGCCGGGGCAGGTACGCTGCGCGGAGGAAGGCATCAGGGGCAGAGCGTGCCCGTGATCCCGACCTCCGCAGAGCGACCCTCCCCCGGATCAAACGGGGCAGGTGAGGGATCACGGGCAAGGGCGGCTGCCTCTGCCCCTGCCCGTAAACGTGTGCGTGCGCCTTCCACATGCCCGTGCACCTGCCCACGCCCATGACAACCTGACACCGCCGTTCCCATGCCCGGACCAGGATGCCATCCACTGGCCCGAAAGCCCCGGCCCCTCACCCCTGCCCCCACCCCTGAAGCAGCCGAAGCGTGATTGCACCCGGATCCCTCGCCGCCATGACCGCACCGACCACTGCCGCCCCTGCAGCCTCCGACGCGACGATCCGGTCTATATTGTCCGCGCTCACGCCTCCGATGCCGACGACGGGGATGCCAACCGCGCGTGCGACTTCGTTCAGGCGGGGAATGCCGATCCGCTCGCCGCCCGTGTCCTTGGTGAGCGTGCCGAACACGGCGCCGCAGCCGATGTAGGAGGCGCCATCGCGCTCGAGCTCCCGCGCGCGGACCGGATCGTCGGTCGAGCAGCCGATGATGAACGGCGCAGGGGCAACGCGGCGAGCGGCGCTGAGCGGGATATCGTCAGGGCCCAGGTGCACGCCGTCGGCGCCGGTGGCCAGAGCGAC is a window of Longimicrobiales bacterium DNA encoding:
- the thiE gene encoding thiamine phosphate synthase → MTAAPDLRLIVITDRGLAGERSVVDIVRATLAAGAPAIQVRDKDATARELAELTRRLLPLTKAADALLFVNDRLDVALATGADGVHLGPDDIPLSAARRVAPAPFIIGCSTDDPVRARELERDGASYIGCGAVFGTLTKDTGGERIGIPRLNEVARAVGIPVVGIGGVSADNIDRIVASEAAGAAVVGAVMAARDPGAITLRLLQGWGQG